The following proteins are co-located in the Shouchella hunanensis genome:
- the solA gene encoding N-methyl-L-tryptophan oxidase, with product MHFDVIIIGAGSMGMAAGYFLAKSGKSTLLLDAHTPPHQRGSHHGETRMIRHAYAEGEQYVPFVRRAQSLWYELERESGKEIFLKTGVLSVGKETGQFIQETIKSAEKYDLPLLTLSRKEVHNRFPGMHVPNESVGCFESESGVLKCEDSITAYKALAKHYGATLLTGSRVTGVSLNNHVAQVHTVDETYAAHSVIISAGAWSGPLLDTIGLKLPLTPLRKTFAWFHADEQTYGKDAFPAFAYESSNGLYYGFPSIEGAGLKVGRHDGGTPIHPDEQMAPFGTLAEDEEDLRTFVHRHMPKVNDLAYGKTCLYTMTPDDRFIIDRHPQYKNLYVAAGFSGHGFKFSSAVGQALSQLVCLGETEIDISAFSLDRFQRK from the coding sequence ATGCACTTTGATGTCATTATTATTGGCGCTGGTTCAATGGGGATGGCTGCAGGTTATTTTCTAGCGAAAAGTGGAAAGAGCACGCTTTTATTGGATGCACATACCCCCCCTCATCAGCGTGGAAGTCACCATGGTGAAACAAGAATGATTCGTCATGCATATGCAGAGGGAGAACAGTACGTTCCTTTTGTAAGGAGAGCGCAATCGTTATGGTACGAGCTCGAACGAGAGAGTGGAAAAGAGATTTTTCTTAAGACAGGTGTACTTAGCGTTGGGAAGGAAACGGGGCAATTTATTCAAGAAACGATAAAAAGCGCAGAAAAATATGATTTACCTTTACTAACGTTAAGTCGGAAAGAAGTACATAATCGTTTTCCAGGTATGCATGTTCCAAATGAATCTGTTGGTTGCTTTGAGTCGGAATCCGGAGTTCTAAAATGCGAAGATAGCATTACTGCCTATAAAGCATTAGCTAAACACTATGGTGCAACGCTGTTAACAGGGTCCAGGGTAACGGGTGTGTCGTTAAACAATCATGTGGCTCAAGTACATACGGTAGATGAAACATACGCTGCCCACTCTGTCATTATTTCAGCTGGGGCTTGGTCGGGCCCGTTGCTTGACACTATTGGCTTGAAACTACCGCTTACGCCTTTAAGGAAAACGTTCGCCTGGTTTCACGCAGATGAACAAACTTACGGTAAAGACGCTTTTCCTGCATTTGCCTATGAATCCTCAAATGGATTGTATTATGGATTTCCGAGTATTGAAGGTGCTGGATTGAAAGTCGGACGTCATGATGGTGGCACGCCTATTCATCCAGATGAACAAATGGCTCCATTTGGAACGCTTGCCGAAGACGAGGAAGACTTGCGCACATTTGTACATCGTCATATGCCAAAGGTCAACGATCTGGCTTATGGGAAAACCTGCTTATACACGATGACACCGGACGATCGGTTTATTATTGATCGGCACCCGCAATATAAGAATCTTTATGTTGCGGCAGGTTTTTCAGGACACGGCTTTAAGTTTAGTAGTGCAGTTGGACAAGCCTTAAGTCAACTTGTATGTCTAGGAGAAACAGAGATAGATATTTCGGCATTTTCCTTAGATCGTTTTCAAAGAAAATAA
- a CDS encoding class I SAM-dependent methyltransferase, translated as MDNQDLSFLYNRVGKEMGWNFTRINAVSSGVKWDFYKLVRDFCSPQDMLLDLGTGGAEQVLTLADAVVRIDAVDNAPEMVKTAERNVQQSKKGNVFLHCLDNKNIGELNRQYDLVTCCHAPFHVQQLKTVMKDGAVFMTQQVSEGDKQNIKEWFNRGQAFNIKDGSLKDRYVKELQTAGYKHVQAYDYDAIEYYQTENDLAFLLEHTPIVGEFGKDKSDYAHLHAFCEHNQTDQGIKTNSKRFMIVAIR; from the coding sequence ATGGATAATCAAGATTTGAGTTTTTTATACAATCGTGTTGGAAAAGAAATGGGTTGGAATTTCACCCGCATCAACGCTGTCTCTTCGGGAGTGAAATGGGATTTTTATAAATTGGTTCGAGACTTTTGTTCACCTCAAGACATGTTGCTCGATTTAGGTACAGGTGGAGCTGAACAAGTGTTGACATTGGCCGATGCTGTTGTTCGGATTGATGCTGTTGATAACGCACCAGAAATGGTGAAAACAGCTGAGCGAAATGTCCAGCAATCTAAGAAAGGAAACGTCTTTCTGCATTGCTTGGACAACAAGAATATTGGAGAATTAAATCGACAGTATGATCTCGTTACGTGCTGTCATGCACCATTTCATGTGCAACAGCTTAAGACTGTTATGAAAGATGGGGCTGTCTTTATGACTCAGCAAGTGAGCGAAGGCGATAAACAAAATATAAAAGAATGGTTTAATCGTGGACAAGCATTTAACATTAAAGATGGATCGTTGAAAGACCGTTATGTGAAAGAGCTTCAAACCGCTGGCTATAAACATGTTCAGGCATATGATTATGATGCCATTGAATATTATCAAACGGAGAACGACTTAGCTTTTTTATTAGAACACACCCCGATAGTAGGGGAGTTTGGAAAAGATAAGAGCGATTACGCACATCTACATGCCTTTTGTGAACACAACCAAACCGATCAGGGGATTAAAACCAATTCAAAACGGTTTATGATTGTAGCAATACGCTAA
- a CDS encoding GNAT family N-acetyltransferase, producing the protein MIQHHKLDVKAVERLAENVKPEEDYLFFTYVSMRRDEASFFGQFVNERLTGVLAYTDQLPFPAFAFYGLDYKELQLDLFVSYVRKLLNFHEGIVGGTILSDVDLALFQAAKLTVNEPTAFITMKHEDDQKLLKGDLVERITETEWEACARFLAKSEMNYFSERELQQYPFYAIREGEHYAAVGGFHFYNEMLVELGNIVTEPSFRGKGYAKAITSKLTHVGKAYSPNVYLSVFAQNTIAIHIYKQLGFKVVSNRWITDFSLAAYSIVK; encoded by the coding sequence ATGATACAACACCATAAGTTAGATGTGAAAGCAGTGGAAAGACTAGCAGAAAACGTAAAGCCAGAGGAAGATTATTTATTTTTCACCTATGTATCCATGCGACGGGATGAAGCCTCTTTCTTTGGTCAGTTTGTGAACGAAAGACTAACAGGCGTTCTTGCTTATACCGATCAGTTACCGTTTCCGGCGTTTGCTTTTTATGGCCTTGATTATAAAGAACTTCAACTTGACTTATTCGTATCCTATGTGAGAAAGTTGCTAAATTTTCACGAAGGAATTGTTGGCGGTACGATCTTGTCTGATGTCGATTTGGCCTTATTCCAAGCGGCAAAGCTTACTGTGAATGAGCCAACTGCTTTTATTACCATGAAGCATGAAGACGATCAAAAGTTATTGAAAGGAGATTTGGTTGAGCGAATAACAGAAACTGAATGGGAAGCGTGTGCCAGATTTTTGGCTAAGAGCGAAATGAATTATTTCTCGGAAAGAGAATTACAACAATATCCGTTTTATGCTATTCGTGAAGGAGAACATTACGCAGCAGTTGGAGGATTTCATTTCTATAACGAGATGTTAGTAGAGCTTGGAAACATTGTAACCGAGCCTTCCTTTCGAGGAAAAGGCTATGCTAAGGCAATAACGAGTAAGTTAACACATGTTGGAAAAGCCTATTCACCTAACGTGTATTTATCTGTTTTCGCTCAGAATACGATTGCCATTCATATTTATAAACAGCTCGGGTTTAAAGTCGTTTCGAACCGATGGATAACCGATTTTTCTTTAGCTGCGTATTCAATTGTTAAATAA
- a CDS encoding MFS transporter, whose product MAPIHRGTTAFKKLNTALFIGGFCTFAILWGMQSLLPEMANEFNVSPALSSLVQSSTTLSLAFTLLIIGVYAHKFNQKNLMTLSLIVSSLLVILSGFLSSFGVLILFRILQGVTLAGIPAVAMAYLANAIEGKSLGFAMGLYISGSSIGGMTGRILSGFLADQFNWNSAVMGVGFISLAATALFWYLLPSVETTSHHIQQNHRIVHSFFSPFRVPGLRFLFLNGFLLSAGFVSLYNYIGFVLMEPPYSLSQTLVGFIFIVYLVGSFSSTWMGMLSDKYGNDRILTLAICLLFIGGVMTLHPSLWVIIGGIAVFTFGFFGAHSICSSWVSNFRNDHNTQATSIYLFAYYFGGAVVGTISGTLFYSTGWSGIVILIAAVAILSFLSSKRIAYYSKQIE is encoded by the coding sequence ATGGCACCAATTCATCGTGGCACTACAGCTTTCAAAAAACTTAATACCGCTTTATTTATCGGTGGTTTTTGCACATTTGCAATCCTTTGGGGGATGCAATCGTTGCTACCTGAAATGGCTAATGAATTCAATGTTAGCCCTGCTTTATCGAGCCTCGTTCAGTCTTCTACTACACTTTCTTTAGCCTTCACCTTATTAATCATTGGTGTCTATGCCCATAAATTTAATCAGAAAAACTTAATGACTCTCTCTCTTATCGTTTCATCTTTGCTCGTCATCTTATCAGGCTTTCTATCAAGCTTCGGTGTCTTAATTCTATTTCGTATTTTACAAGGCGTAACATTAGCTGGTATTCCTGCTGTGGCGATGGCTTATCTGGCAAATGCTATTGAAGGAAAAAGTCTTGGCTTTGCTATGGGCCTTTATATTAGTGGTAGTTCTATAGGTGGGATGACAGGTCGAATACTAAGTGGCTTTTTGGCAGATCAATTTAATTGGAATAGTGCCGTCATGGGAGTTGGTTTCATTAGCTTAGCCGCGACAGCTCTTTTTTGGTACCTCCTTCCATCAGTAGAAACGACATCACATCACATACAGCAAAACCATCGTATTGTGCACTCATTTTTCTCTCCATTTCGTGTTCCCGGTTTACGCTTTTTGTTTTTAAATGGCTTTTTACTTAGTGCAGGCTTTGTTTCTTTATACAATTACATCGGCTTTGTGCTGATGGAACCACCATACTCTTTAAGTCAAACACTCGTTGGTTTTATTTTTATTGTTTATTTAGTAGGAAGCTTTAGTTCAACGTGGATGGGAATGCTGTCGGATAAGTATGGTAACGATCGTATTCTCACGTTAGCCATTTGTCTTTTATTTATTGGTGGAGTCATGACCCTTCATCCAAGTTTGTGGGTCATCATAGGAGGCATTGCCGTTTTCACATTTGGCTTCTTCGGTGCCCATTCCATTTGCAGTAGTTGGGTTAGCAACTTTAGAAATGATCACAATACCCAGGCGACATCCATTTACCTATTCGCCTACTATTTCGGTGGAGCTGTAGTTGGAACCATTTCGGGTACGCTTTTTTACTCGACTGGATGGTCAGGCATTGTGATTCTCATTGCTGCTGTGGCGATTCTTTCCTTCCTTTCTAGTAAACGAATTGCGTACTATAGTAAACAAATAGAATAA
- a CDS encoding GNAT family N-acetyltransferase, translating into MITIKVGEMITPRQLATVFQRSTITRPLDDLNRLEEMLKHGNLLVTAWDGEKLIGVARSLTDYVYCCYLSDLAVDTAYQFQGIGRQLVDKTKDEIGENVTLLLRASAEAMDYYPKLGFERIENGFAIPRKA; encoded by the coding sequence ATGATTACAATAAAAGTGGGCGAAATGATTACGCCTCGGCAATTGGCTACTGTATTTCAACGATCAACCATTACCCGACCTCTAGACGACTTGAATCGCCTAGAGGAAATGCTCAAGCATGGAAATTTGCTTGTCACTGCTTGGGACGGAGAAAAGCTTATAGGTGTCGCACGAAGTTTAACGGATTATGTATACTGTTGCTATTTATCGGACCTTGCTGTGGATACAGCTTATCAATTTCAGGGGATCGGCCGTCAGCTAGTGGATAAAACAAAGGATGAAATAGGAGAAAATGTCACACTACTGTTAAGGGCATCAGCGGAAGCGATGGATTATTATCCGAAACTAGGTTTTGAGCGGATCGAGAATGGTTTTGCGATTCCAAGGAAAGCTTAG
- a CDS encoding putative glycolipid-binding domain-containing protein, with the protein MKKIVWQNTEQMGLEFLFVKEGSIGINIESTVIQTDQDASFCLEYAVTLSKDWEMRGIDFKEKGTERYLTLSTNGKGKWFDENGQTIQALEGAKDIDLSCTPFTNTLPINRNKWQINEPIDLEVVYIDRNMNYRKRNQRYTLVEEEEQRKFQYQSGSFTTIFTVDSFGFITNYPGFFKQLYH; encoded by the coding sequence ATGAAAAAGATTGTGTGGCAAAACACGGAACAAATGGGTCTTGAATTCTTATTTGTGAAGGAAGGCAGTATAGGGATAAACATAGAAAGTACAGTGATTCAAACGGATCAAGATGCTTCTTTTTGTTTAGAATATGCTGTTACCCTTTCGAAAGATTGGGAAATGAGAGGAATTGACTTTAAGGAAAAAGGGACGGAACGATACCTGACACTTTCGACTAATGGAAAGGGAAAATGGTTTGATGAGAATGGGCAAACGATTCAAGCATTGGAAGGAGCGAAAGACATAGATTTGTCCTGCACGCCTTTTACGAATACCTTACCGATTAATCGTAACAAGTGGCAAATAAATGAACCTATTGATTTAGAGGTTGTGTATATTGATAGAAATATGAATTACAGAAAACGAAATCAACGATATACATTAGTTGAAGAAGAAGAACAAAGAAAGTTCCAATACCAAAGTGGTTCTTTTACGACTATTTTTACTGTTGATTCATTTGGATTTATTACGAATTATCCAGGCTTTTTCAAACAGCTATACCATTAG
- a CDS encoding GNAT family N-acetyltransferase, translated as MIRLATSADIPHLIKMRWDFTIEHDDSKSNESFQLFQQECDAFLVAALEEDCWFIWVFEEDGELVSHIYTELVHKVPRPGRVTYPFVFMTNVYTIPKARGKGVGTRLLKKVNEWVEINKYEFAIVWPSDESISYYKRNGYHTCTEPLAFIPE; from the coding sequence ATGATACGGCTTGCTACAAGCGCGGACATCCCCCATCTCATTAAGATGCGTTGGGATTTTACAATTGAACATGATGATTCAAAGAGTAACGAATCTTTTCAGTTGTTTCAACAAGAATGTGATGCATTTTTAGTGGCGGCGTTGGAAGAGGATTGCTGGTTTATTTGGGTTTTTGAAGAAGATGGTGAGTTGGTTTCTCATATTTATACAGAACTTGTTCATAAAGTACCAAGGCCAGGGCGTGTCACATATCCATTTGTTTTTATGACAAACGTTTACACCATTCCAAAAGCGAGAGGAAAGGGAGTAGGGACTCGACTGTTAAAAAAGGTAAATGAATGGGTGGAAATAAATAAGTATGAGTTTGCGATTGTTTGGCCGAGTGATGAATCAATTTCCTATTACAAGAGGAACGGCTATCATACTTGTACAGAACCGCTTGCGTTTATTCCGGAATAG
- a CDS encoding DNA topology modulation protein: MKKIVLIGCGGAGKSTLARQMGERLKINVYHLDALHWKPNWEMTAREEQEAIQRTLTEEEEWIIDGHYGSTLPIRLKACDTILFLDMPRTLCVFRAIKRFLTYRNKARPDMREGCEEKLDLPFLKWIWDFPKNKKPQVLEEIRRYSEGKRVLILRSRKEVQHFINQL; this comes from the coding sequence ATGAAAAAGATTGTATTGATTGGCTGTGGGGGTGCTGGTAAATCAACATTAGCAAGACAAATGGGTGAGAGACTAAAGATTAATGTCTATCATTTAGATGCGCTGCATTGGAAGCCTAATTGGGAAATGACAGCTCGAGAAGAGCAAGAAGCAATACAACGAACGCTTACGGAAGAGGAAGAATGGATTATTGATGGTCATTATGGATCAACGTTACCAATTCGGTTAAAAGCTTGTGACACGATCCTTTTTTTAGACATGCCAAGAACTCTTTGTGTGTTTCGTGCCATAAAGCGATTTCTTACATATAGAAACAAGGCACGACCAGATATGAGGGAGGGGTGTGAAGAAAAACTAGATCTTCCCTTTTTGAAATGGATATGGGACTTTCCGAAAAATAAAAAGCCACAGGTTTTAGAAGAGATTCGTCGTTATTCAGAAGGGAAGCGTGTGCTTATTTTGCGGTCACGAAAAGAAGTCCAACACTTTATAAACCAATTATAG
- a CDS encoding ABC transporter ATP-binding protein has product MFRVLKQLSWFFKEQKKRYVIAISLLLVVSIFELTPALLIGRAVDAFQRGALSTSYAVTLILIMLAVILISYGLSYIWMRQLFGGAFILERQLRSRYMKHLFQMDPPFYERRKTGDLLARGTNDMKAISMTAGFGILTLIDSIMFMAIILIAMTWLIDWRLTLAAVAPLPIIAITVTILGNMIHSRFTKAQEAFGDLNDRVLESVAGMRVIRAFRSERKDEAQFENKSLDVYNRYIQVARIESFFDPIITVVVGLSYVIGLGYGAFLVFNQQLTLGQIVTFNIYLGMLIWPMFAIGELVNIMQRGSASYERVNETLSVSKSVSLPSNELVASLPIRLQNYSFSYPNSTANQLQQIELTIHKGTTVGIVGKTGSGKSTLVKQFLKYYPPGSEGLLFGTHSAKDLSQETIRHLVGYVPQDHVLLSKTVKENILIAANDTSNTHLNQVIHTAAFDQDLAFLPNGLETLVGENGVSLSGGQKQRISIARALAKNPELLILDDSLSAVDAKTEARIVANIQRDRSTQTTIITSHRMSAVEHADEIIVLENGFIKERGTHEILMKQGGWYAEQVQNQTSREKEAMS; this is encoded by the coding sequence ATGTTTCGCGTATTAAAACAATTAAGCTGGTTTTTTAAAGAACAGAAAAAACGCTACGTTATCGCTATTAGTTTACTATTGGTAGTCAGTATCTTTGAGCTGACGCCTGCTCTTTTAATTGGTAGAGCCGTTGACGCGTTTCAAAGAGGAGCCTTATCAACAAGCTATGCCGTGACACTTATCTTGATCATGCTTGCTGTTATTCTCATTAGCTACGGATTAAGCTACATTTGGATGCGACAGTTGTTTGGTGGGGCATTTATCCTTGAACGCCAGCTTCGTAGCCGTTATATGAAGCACTTGTTTCAAATGGACCCACCCTTCTATGAGAGACGGAAAACAGGCGACTTGCTAGCACGTGGCACAAACGATATGAAAGCCATTTCGATGACGGCTGGTTTCGGCATACTTACTCTAATTGATTCGATTATGTTTATGGCTATTATTCTTATTGCTATGACGTGGCTCATTGATTGGCGATTAACCCTTGCAGCGGTAGCCCCATTGCCCATTATCGCCATTACCGTAACCATACTCGGAAACATGATTCATTCACGATTTACAAAAGCGCAAGAAGCATTTGGCGATTTAAATGACCGCGTGCTTGAATCCGTTGCTGGTATGCGTGTCATTCGCGCCTTTCGAAGTGAGCGTAAAGACGAAGCACAATTCGAGAACAAAAGTCTTGATGTTTACAACCGCTACATCCAAGTCGCTCGAATTGAATCTTTTTTTGATCCGATTATTACCGTTGTTGTTGGTTTAAGCTATGTTATTGGTCTTGGCTATGGTGCCTTTTTAGTCTTTAACCAGCAATTAACCCTTGGGCAAATTGTCACGTTTAATATCTATCTTGGTATGTTAATTTGGCCGATGTTTGCCATTGGTGAGCTTGTTAACATTATGCAGCGTGGTAGTGCTTCTTATGAACGAGTCAACGAGACTTTATCTGTTTCAAAATCTGTTTCGTTACCATCTAACGAGCTCGTCGCTTCTCTTCCCATTCGTTTACAAAATTATTCGTTCTCTTATCCAAATTCGACGGCGAATCAACTTCAACAGATCGAACTTACCATCCATAAAGGGACAACAGTCGGTATTGTCGGAAAAACCGGAAGTGGAAAATCTACTCTAGTTAAGCAATTTCTAAAGTATTATCCACCTGGAAGTGAGGGACTATTGTTCGGTACCCATTCAGCTAAGGACCTTAGCCAAGAAACGATTCGTCATTTGGTTGGTTATGTGCCTCAAGACCATGTGCTGCTTTCAAAGACCGTCAAGGAAAATATATTAATAGCAGCAAACGATACAAGTAACACGCACTTAAATCAAGTGATTCACACAGCTGCATTTGACCAAGATCTTGCCTTTCTACCGAATGGATTAGAAACACTTGTTGGAGAGAATGGTGTTTCCTTATCGGGGGGTCAAAAGCAGCGTATTTCCATTGCCAGAGCGTTGGCAAAAAACCCGGAACTTCTCATCTTGGATGATTCCTTATCGGCAGTTGATGCAAAAACAGAAGCTCGTATTGTTGCAAACATTCAACGAGATCGCTCAACTCAAACAACCATTATTACGAGCCATCGAATGTCTGCTGTTGAACATGCAGATGAAATCATTGTATTAGAAAACGGGTTCATTAAAGAACGAGGAACCCATGAAATCCTTATGAAGCAAGGTGGCTGGTATGCTGAACAAGTTCAGAACCAAACGAGCCGAGAGAAAGAGGCGATGTCATGA
- a CDS encoding ABC transporter ATP-binding protein has translation MSTEKRLARYALTSKGTILIALFMLTIAVAVELTGPFIAKTIIDRHISGIEQPWYESEPNDQSVAYNGTYYTRDAYLENDAWRGEEVQILQIGTQFYFTTSPVPTDGERLFRDGILTVDRQDGTYTTEAASLNAQEILAFYEPEIRFIIRWLMLYLGIVFVASFFHYGQNFYLKKAAHKIIQRMRVDVFNQLSKVPVRYFDHQPAGKIVARITNDTEAVRELYMTVLATFFSSFIYIIGIYVALFLLDSRLAFMTLALLPILFIWFKLYRKFAAGLNRSIRAKNAEINASMNENVHGMKMIQAFNQEKQQLESFEELNHAHYRYQAKLLNLNSLTSHNLTFVVKNIVFVALIWWISGGTAGLITLGVLYAFVDYINRLFEPVNQVMNQLANLEQARAAGARVFELLDEDGEDVDEATIPRPNGDVSFQNVQFAYIEGEPVLKQLSFHAKPGETIALVGHTGSGKSSIMNLLFRFYDPTNGTIKIDGIDTKHHSPQAWRSHMGIVLQEPYLFSGTIASNIAYGKPDATRKEIEAAVHLVGGTDLFNKNGLDEHVTEKGSTLSSGQRQLISFARALLANPAILVLDEATSSIDTETELLIQKGMQTLKQDRTTFVIAHRLSTIQDADQIIVLDQGEIREQGTHDELLNRKGIYAQMYKLQQGQAS, from the coding sequence ATGAGTACAGAAAAACGACTAGCTCGTTATGCACTAACGAGTAAAGGGACGATACTCATTGCCCTCTTTATGCTCACTATAGCTGTAGCGGTTGAGTTAACAGGTCCATTTATTGCTAAAACGATTATTGATCGGCATATTTCCGGAATTGAACAGCCCTGGTATGAAAGTGAACCTAACGATCAGTCTGTTGCCTATAACGGCACCTATTATACCCGTGATGCTTATTTAGAGAATGATGCATGGCGGGGAGAAGAAGTTCAAATCCTCCAAATTGGAACCCAGTTTTACTTTACCACTTCACCTGTTCCAACTGACGGAGAACGACTTTTTAGAGACGGCATCTTAACAGTCGACCGACAGGACGGCACTTATACAACAGAAGCAGCATCTCTTAATGCGCAAGAGATTCTTGCATTTTACGAGCCTGAGATTCGCTTTATCATTCGCTGGCTTATGCTTTATTTAGGAATTGTGTTCGTCGCATCCTTTTTTCACTACGGTCAAAACTTTTATTTAAAGAAAGCTGCTCATAAAATTATTCAACGGATGCGGGTTGATGTGTTCAACCAGCTTTCGAAAGTGCCGGTGCGTTATTTCGATCACCAGCCAGCCGGAAAAATTGTTGCTCGGATTACAAATGATACAGAAGCCGTTCGAGAGCTTTACATGACCGTATTAGCAACATTCTTTTCGAGCTTCATTTACATTATTGGCATTTATGTGGCGCTGTTTTTATTAGACAGCCGTCTTGCCTTTATGACCCTTGCACTCCTTCCGATTTTATTTATTTGGTTTAAACTTTATCGGAAATTTGCAGCTGGATTGAATCGATCGATCCGTGCAAAAAACGCAGAGATTAATGCTTCAATGAATGAAAATGTACATGGCATGAAAATGATTCAAGCGTTCAACCAAGAGAAGCAACAGTTAGAATCCTTTGAGGAGTTAAACCATGCACATTATCGCTATCAGGCAAAGCTACTAAACCTGAATTCTTTAACTTCTCATAACCTAACCTTTGTTGTAAAAAACATTGTCTTTGTCGCCTTAATCTGGTGGATTAGTGGTGGGACTGCCGGACTTATTACCCTTGGTGTCTTATATGCGTTCGTTGACTATATAAACCGTCTTTTCGAACCAGTCAATCAAGTAATGAATCAACTAGCTAACTTAGAACAAGCAAGAGCGGCTGGTGCAAGGGTATTTGAACTCTTAGATGAAGATGGAGAGGATGTTGATGAAGCGACCATTCCTAGACCAAATGGAGATGTTTCGTTTCAAAACGTCCAGTTTGCCTATATAGAAGGGGAGCCTGTCTTAAAACAACTATCTTTCCATGCTAAACCAGGAGAAACGATTGCTCTCGTAGGTCATACTGGCTCAGGAAAAAGTTCGATCATGAATTTATTGTTCCGTTTCTATGACCCTACTAACGGAACCATTAAAATTGATGGTATTGATACAAAGCACCATTCTCCACAAGCATGGCGCTCTCATATGGGCATCGTCTTGCAAGAGCCCTACTTGTTTTCTGGAACCATTGCATCAAATATTGCCTATGGCAAACCAGATGCTACGAGAAAAGAGATTGAAGCAGCCGTTCACCTCGTTGGTGGTACCGATCTATTCAACAAGAATGGGTTAGATGAACACGTCACCGAAAAAGGAAGTACCTTATCCAGCGGTCAGCGTCAGCTCATATCGTTTGCCCGTGCACTTTTAGCAAATCCCGCTATTCTTGTTTTGGATGAAGCGACTTCGAGCATTGATACCGAGACAGAACTGCTTATTCAAAAAGGAATGCAGACATTAAAGCAAGATCGAACAACATTTGTTATTGCCCACCGCTTATCGACAATCCAAGATGCCGATCAGATTATTGTGCTTGATCAAGGAGAAATCCGAGAGCAAGGAACACACGATGAATTATTGAATCGTAAAGGCATTTATGCGCAAATGTATAAACTACAGCAAGGTCAAGCAAGTTAA